A part of Primulina eburnea isolate SZY01 chromosome 10, ASM2296580v1, whole genome shotgun sequence genomic DNA contains:
- the LOC140842607 gene encoding PAN domain-containing protein At5g03700-like, protein MDRFRSLNHLLLLAILSALYRITSSSHAGEFLTPQELRIGFKAAPDPSVSSFQPILRDSTGNYSFGFLRANKNQLTLSVIHAPSSVPVWSANTNLLSRWADPTELLFNGSLVLSDTRTGVFWSTDTIGDRVWLSSDSNLQIQKLDGATALWQSFDFPSDTLVENQNFTSSMSLVSSNGLYSMRLGQDYFGLYANFMGSNSGLGQMYLKHGALEAKADIVNGHPIYLVLMPDGYLGMFQNGSIPVDVESFNSFQQNTSGNLRVKIEPDGNLKGYYWTGSNWVLDYQAISDPCELPSSCGSYGLCTPGKECSCLDNRTVDESGKCTSPENRVSGDFCGAYDNKYKVLRRSGVELPFKESMGYKKMDSLNQCESACEQNCTCWGAVYSNYSGFCYMLPFPTQTLLAVGDDTKMGYFKVKEGAGKKGVNAWLGLGLGLLFGAILIFGGVLGLGWYRMRRRGVKGHSEDVGGVGIGPYKDLGAASFRSIELCEK, encoded by the coding sequence ATGGATAGATTCAGATCATTGAATCATCTCCTTCTCCTCGcaattctttcagctctatACAGAATCACGAGCAGCTCGCATGCCGGAGAATTCCTAACGCCTCAAGAGCTTCGAATCGGATTCAAAGCAGCTCCAGATCCGTCTGTTTCATCTTTCCAACCCATACTCAGGGACTCAACTGGTAACTACTCATTCGGTTTCCTCAGAGCTAACAAAAACCAGCTCACTCTATCTGTAATCCACGCGCCGTCATCCGTGCCGGTTTGGTCCGCAAACACGAACCTTTTGTCCAGGTGGGCCGACCCGACCGAACTTTTATTTAATGGAAGCTTAGTGTTATCCGACACCCGCACGGGAGTGTTCTGGTCAACCGACACTATCGGGGACCGTGTTTGGCTCTCCAGTGACTCGAATCTCCAAATCCAGAAGCTTGATGGCGCCACTGCGTTGTGGCAAAGTTTTGATTTTCCCTCAGATACCCTTGTGGAAAACCAGAATTTCACCAGTTCCATGAGTTTGGTTTCATCGAATGGCCTTTATTCGATGCGGTTGGGTCAGGATTACTTCGGGTTATACGCGAATTTCATGGGTTCAAACTCGGGCCTGGGCCAAATGTATCTAAAGCATGGAGCACTAGAGGCCAAAGCGGACATAGTTAATGGCCACCCTATATACCTGGTCCTCATGCCCGATGGATATCTGGGCATGTTCCAAAACGGGTCGATCCCTGTGGATGTCGAATCTTTCAACAGTTTCCAACAAAATACGTCGGGTAATCTACGGGTCAAGATCGAACCCGACGGTAACCTCAAAGGGTATTACTGGACCGGGTCGAATTGGGTATTGGATTACCAAGCAATATCCGACCCATGCGAGTTACCCAGTTCTTGCGGGTCGTACGGGCTTTGCACCCCGGGAAAGGAATGCTCCTGCTTGGACAACCGGACGGTGGACGAATCCGGAAAGTGCACCTCGCCGGAGAATAGAGTTTCCGGTGACTTTTGTGGAGCATACGACAATAAATACAAAGTACTACGTAGAAGTGGTGTCGAATTGCCATTTAAAGAATCAATGGGGTACAAAAAAATGGACTCTTTGAACCAATGCGAGTCGGCATGTGAACAGAATTGCACGTGCTGGGGCGCGGTCTACAGTAACTACTCGGGTTTCTGCTACATGCTACCATTTCCCACACAGACACTACTGGCTGTCGGGGATGACACAAAAATGGGGTATTTTAAGGTGAAGGAGGGTGCAGGAAAGAAGGGGGTGAATGCATGGTTGGGGCTAGGCCTGGGATTACTATTTGGGGCAATTCTGATATTTGGAGGAGTTTTGGGGCTGGGTTGGTATAGGATGAGGAGAAGAGGAGTTAAAGGGCATTCGGAAGATGTTGGTGGCGTTGGCATCGGGCCATACAAGGATTTGGGGGCTGCCAGTTTCAGGTCAATTGAATTATGCGAGAAGTGA
- the LOC140842608 gene encoding fructose-bisphosphate aldolase 6, cytosolic codes for MSCYRGKYADELIANAAYIGTPGKGILAADESTGTIGKRLSSINVENVETNRRALRELLFTTPGALQYLSGVILFEETLYQKTAAGKPFVDVMKEGGVLPGIKVDKGTVELAGTDGETTTQGLDGLAQRCQQYYTAGARFAKWRAVLKIGPNEPSQLAINENANGLARYAIICQENGLVPIVEPEILVDGSHDIKKCADVTERVLAACYKALNDHHVLLEGTLLKPNMVTPGSDSAKVAPEVIAEYTVRALQRTMPAAVPAVVFLSGGQSEEEATVNLDAMNKLKTKKPWSLSFSFGRALQQSTLKSWSGKEENIPKAQAAFLARCKANSEATLGTYQGGVTLSEGASESLHVKDYKY; via the exons ATGTCTTGCTACAGGGGAAAGTACGCTG atgagctcattgccAATGCTGCATACATTGGCACCCCCGGAAAGGGTATCCTTGCCGCTGATGAGTCTACTGGTACAATAGGAAAGCGTCTATCCAGCATTAATGTGGAGAATGTTGAAACAAATAGAAGGGCTCTTCGTGAGCTTCTTTTCACGACCCCTGGTGCTCTTCAGTACCTCAGCGGAGTTATCCTCTTTGAGGAAACTCTATATCAGAAAACAGCTGCAG GTAAGCCCTTCGTTGATGTCATGAAAGAGGGTGGCGTCCTCCCCGGTATCAAGGTAGACAAGGGTACTGTTGAGCTTGCTGGTACCGATGGTGAGACCACAACTCAAGGGCTCGATGGCCTTGCCCAACGGTGCCAACAGTATTACACTGCCGGTGCTAGGTTTGCCAAATGGAGAGCTGTGCTCAAAATCGGTCCCAATGAACCATCACAGCTCGCAATCAATGAGAACGCCAACGGTCTGGCTCGTTACGCCATCATCTGCCAAGAAAATGGCTTGGTACCCATCGTCGAGCCTGAGATCCTCGTTGACGGTTCTCATGACATCAAAAAGTGTGCCGATGTCACAGAACGTGTCCTAGCTGCTTGTTACAAGGCACTCAATGACCACCATGTTCTCCTTGAGGGAACTCTCTTGAAACCGAACATGGTGACTCCTGGCTCTGATTCTGCCAAGGTTGCTCCTGAGGTTATTGCTGAGTATACAGTTCGTGCCTTGCAACGCACTATGCCTGCTGCAGTCCCTGCCGTTGTGTTTTTATCTGGTGGGCAGAGCGAGGAAGAGGCAACAGTCAACCTTGATGCCATGAACAAACTTAAAACCAAGAAACCATGGAGTCTTTCTTTCTCGTTTGGACGTGCACTACAGCAGAGTACCCTTAAGAGTTGGTCTGGAAAAGAAGAAAACATCCCAAAGGCACAAGCTGCATTCCTGGCACGATGCAAGGCAAACTCAGAAGCAACGCTTGGGACTTATCAAGGTGGTGTCACTTTGAGCGAGGGCGCATCGGAGAGCCTCCATGTTAAGGACTACAAATACTAG
- the LOC140803696 gene encoding uncharacterized protein, with protein MPHHVPTSGACPLCHFGMDSTSHALFSCRAVKACWKETIFWRFLKQVRHMEVLDIAQWMKEKLTRMEFEFFAIRAYAIWSERLKKVHDSDSRNVVANVDWCEPLLRDFQEARKLLTYSRSLEPTNSPKTWIAPPLNHLRLDVDAAYNETSGSFAIGGVVRNDEGQPMLAFGKKITKPQSVLLAELTAIAEGLLLVQDHHLQLNQICSDSLLAVQAVTRPEEDFSYAGTFATDIRRLMCNHNSVTLSHVMRSANKVAHSLASFAISSSSSFVWMPGNFLLWVVNLVILDLDII; from the coding sequence ATGCCTCATCACGTCCCTACATCTGGTGCATGTCCGCTGTGTCATTTTGGCATGGATTCCACAAGCCATGCTTTGTTCTCATGCCGGGCTGTTAAAGCTTGTTGGAAAGAAACAATCTTCTGGAGGTTCTTGAAACAAGTTCGCCATATGGAGGTTTTGGATATTGCCCAATGGATGAAGGAGAAACTCACTAGAATGGAGTTTGAATTTTTTGCAATTCGTGCCTATGCCATTTGGTCAGAGAGACTAAAAAAGGTTCATGACTCAGACTCCAGAAATGTGGTGGCGAATGTGGACTGGTGTGAGCCTTTGCTTCGGGATTTTCAGGAGGCCCGGAAGTTGTTAACATATTCTAGAAGTCTTGAACCCACAAATTCCCCGAAAACTTGGATAGCTCCTCCCCTTAATCATCTGCGATTGGATGTTGATGCAGCGTATAACGAGACCTCTGGTAGCTTTGCAATAGGGGGAGTGGTGCGCAATGACGAGGGCCAACCTATGTTGGCGTTTGGGAAGAAAATTACTAAGCCACAATCTGTTCTTTTAGCTGAACTAACAGCTATTGCGGAGGGACTCTTATTGGTGCAGGATCATCATCTTCAACTTAATCAAATTTGCTCGGATTCTCTTCTGGCTGTGCAAGCAGTCACACGTCCAGAAGAGGACTTTAGCTATGCTGGCACTTTTGCAACCGATATCAGACGACTTATGTGTAATCATAATTCCGTAACGTTGAGCCATGTGATGCGCTCAGCGAATAAAGTAGCACATTCATTAGCTTCTTTTGCTATTTCTTCCTCATCCTCGTTTGTGTGGATGCCaggaaattttcttctttgggTAGTAAATCTTGTAATCTTGGACCTTGAcattatttga
- the LOC140842609 gene encoding uncharacterized protein, with protein sequence MADHKKLLLHELLKENQEPFHLKNYIAERRSLLKNPAQKTVLQIKKQRPIESAASTCFTKPGNLCKRACFLSFQNSPDVRRSPFPSPLKSPCKSPRGGATVFLHVPSRTAAMLVEAAMKIQKQQQSKTNKPGLGLFGSLLKRLKDRSKNKNPAIVNHEIRLSTNHQHDLEGKFEENMRISCSCDNRAAELEASTSSYGYRNLEDMVDNDFISEDMLFCESPFRFSLRRSPSCSGSTAGRTPEFCSPAASPRLPVKQETENYKTKSPKDRNGEEDEEEEKEHCSPVSILDPPFEDEDGHESEKEAEEDDYDLDDTSYDNVQRAKQQLLYRLRRFEKLAELDPVELERKMLDSSDDEFDQETVTEPDQDDPLSRHDIFLMSTNLKNLGTQPVVKAKGKIASSTSSNKEVVFGVVFNRSGSWKEVEFDTIDRMIDMDFKMDFDGWNGFQELVEDIAVEFELELFEMFVEELHGEELLCMDHGCI encoded by the exons ATGGCTGATCATAAGAAGTTGTTGCTGCATGAACTGCTGAAAGAGAACCAGGAGCCTTTTCACTTGAAGAATTACATCGCGGAGAGGCGATCCCTGTTGAAAAACCCGGCTCAGAAAACCGTTTTACAGATCAAAAAGCAGAGACCGATTGAATCTGCAGCCTCCACTTGTTTCACAAAGCCCGGGAATTTATGCAAACGTGCTTGTTTCCTGTCGTTTCAGAACTCGCCGGACGTGAGAAGATCCCCCTTCCCATCGCCTCTGAAGAGCCCTTGTAAGTCTCCACGCGGCGGAGCCACCGTGTTTCTCCATGTCCCGTCCAGAACCGCCGCTATGCTTGTCGAAGCTGCCATGAAGATTCAGAAACAGCAGCAGTCGAAAACCAACAAACCTGGGCTCGGGCTGTTTGGTTCCTTGCTCAAAAGGCTCAAGGATCGGAGCAAGAATAAAAATCCTGCTATCGTGAATCACGAAATCCGGCTTTCGACGAATCACCAGCACGACTTGGAGGGGAAATTTGAAGAAAATATGAGGATTTCGTGTTCCTGCGATAACCGTGCAGCTGAACTGGAGGCCTCAACCAGTAGTTATGGGTATCGTAACTTGGAAGACATGGTAGATAACGATTTTATCTCCGAAGATATGCTATTTTGCGAAAGCCCTTTCAGATTTTCTCTGCGCCGAAGCCCGTCTTGCTCAGGAAGCACCGCCGGACGGACGCCAGAGTTCTGCTCGCCTGCGGCGTCTCCCCGTCTGCCCGTAAAACAG GAAACAGAAAATTACAAAACCAAAAGTCCTAAAGATAGAAACGgagaagaagacgaagaagaagagaaagaaCATTGTAGTCCGGTATCGATATTGGAtcctccgtttgaggatgaagaTGGCCATGAAAGCGAAAAAGAAGCGGAAGAAGATGACTATGATCTCGATGATACTAGCTACGACAATGTTCAAA GGGCAAAACAGCAGCTATTATACAGGCTCAGAAGATTTGAGAAGCTCGCGGAATTGGATCCAGTGGAACTGGAGAGAAAGATGCTCGACAGTTCGGACGACGAATTCGACCAAGAAACGGTAACAGAACCCGACCAAGACGACCCCTTGTCAAGGCACGACATTTTCTTGATGTCGACAAACCTGAAGAACCTCGGAACTCAACCGGTAGTCAAGGCAAAAGGGAAAATAGCTTCAAGTACTAGTAGTAATAAAGAAGTTGTTTTCGGTGTAGTTTTCAATCGGTCGGGGTCGTGGAAAGAAGTAGAGTTCGATACGATTGATAGGATGATTGACATGGATTTCAAGATGGATTTTGATGGATGGAATGGGTTTCAGGAACTGGTGGAAGATATTGCagtcgagttcgagctcgaatTATTTGAAATGTTTGTGGAAGAATTACACGGAGAAGAGTTGTTATGCATGGATCATGGTTGCATATGA
- the LOC140803697 gene encoding uncharacterized protein yields MKNIAICHSKSAAKVSNSYAPSIPSNKESHHKSPHLIPSIQNEVTCIYKVKLSTQKQFLISLKWCNHLFKQGFCISIGEHPLSSSNSCKNSMIIRKIRGTEAFEACSSKVEMFWDLCRAEYGSGPEPINGFYVLLLISSELSLILGNMDHEKLEFKKQEVSEFSLISRRECFSGNCLYSTRAKFCETGKCHDILIKCVGEGENTRSGDPVLLVYIDKKKVIEVKRLCWNFRGNGTIFLDGIMVDMMWDVHDWFFSSSNGTKNYGVFMFRRRSELNNWLWLEGKDFQQNDKEDKFEFCLLIYACKSLN; encoded by the coding sequence ATGAAAAACATTGCAATTTGTCACAGCAAAAGTGCAGCAAAAGTGTCAAATTCTTACGCTCCCTCTATCCCTTCTAACAAGGAATCACATCATAAATCCCCCCACTTGATTCCTTCGATCCAAAATGAAGTCACATGTATTTACAAAGTCAAACTCTCTACTCAGAAGCAATTCTTGATTAGCCTCAAATGGTGCAATCATCTGTTTAAGCAAGGGTTTTGTATCAGCATCGGTGAGCACCCATTATCCtcttcaaattcctgcaaaaaCTCCATGATCATCCGCAAAATCCGAGGCACGGAAGCCTTTGAAGCATGCAGTTCGAAAGTTGAAATGTTTTGGGATCTTTGTCGTGCTGAATATGGTTCCGGACCTGAACCAATCAATGGGTTTTACGTGTTATTATTGATCAGCTCGGAGCTAAGCTTAATTCTAGGAAACATGGATCATGAAAAGCTGGAATTCAAGAAACAAGAAGTATCCGAGTTTTCATTAATTTCACGGAGAGAATGCTTTTCGGGGAACTGTCTATATTCAACCAGGGCTAAATTCTGCGAAACTGGCAAGTGCCACGACATCTTGATCAAGTGCGTTGGAGAAGGCGAAAATACGAGGTCCGGGGATCCTGTTTTATTGGTTTACATTGACAAGAAGAAGGTGATAGAGGTGAAGAGGTTGTGCTGGAATTTTAGAGGTAATGGAACTATTTTCTTGGATGGAATAATGGTGGATATGATGTGGGATGTACATGACTGGTTCTTCAGCTCATCAAATGGTACTAAGAACTATGGGGTTTTCATGTTTAGGAGGAGGAGTGAATTGAATAATTGGTTGTGGCTGGAAGGAAAGGATTTTCAGCAGAATGACAAGGAAGACAAATTTGAGTTTTGTTTGCTGATTTATGCTTGTAAGAGTCTAAATTAa